One part of the [Pantoea] beijingensis genome encodes these proteins:
- a CDS encoding glycosyltransferase: MNEKIASPKLSVIIPVYNVNKYVLLAIDSVINQTVKPFEIIIVNDGSTDNSGDLVEKHYGHLSNVNIIHTINQGLGEARNVGTRAANGDFIYYFDSDDLLELNLIAEFNKQFYKDPDIEIYAFSAESFVDDIVQSDLELQVKLPRYRREIEDTFECGEDAFNALSLKELFFPNAWLYIYKRRIQTQNDLFFKPIIHEDEEFTPRLFFSAGKTVVTDSVFFRRRVRAGSIMQTRRSEKNIIGYIRSIEAVEVISATSHNMISRKNLEQRIINNLINIIQVEKELGETLCAETRKESSKVKNKYHNVLTRMAEINFFSYRVLRFLLRKTRVLTIK; encoded by the coding sequence ATGAATGAGAAGATCGCATCCCCAAAACTCTCTGTTATTATTCCTGTATATAATGTCAATAAGTATGTATTGTTGGCAATAGATTCAGTTATTAACCAAACGGTAAAACCATTTGAAATAATTATTGTAAATGATGGTTCAACAGATAACTCAGGTGATTTAGTTGAAAAACATTACGGGCATCTTTCTAATGTTAATATTATTCATACAATAAATCAGGGGTTAGGTGAGGCCCGTAACGTTGGTACACGTGCGGCAAACGGTGATTTTATTTACTATTTTGATTCTGATGATTTGCTTGAATTGAATTTAATTGCAGAATTTAATAAACAATTCTATAAAGACCCTGATATTGAAATTTATGCCTTTTCTGCTGAATCTTTTGTCGACGATATTGTTCAGTCAGATCTTGAGCTACAAGTTAAATTGCCGCGTTATCGGCGAGAGATAGAGGATACTTTTGAGTGTGGAGAGGATGCATTTAACGCATTATCACTTAAAGAGCTCTTCTTTCCAAATGCATGGTTATATATTTATAAACGGAGAATCCAGACTCAGAATGACCTGTTTTTTAAACCTATTATTCATGAGGATGAGGAGTTTACTCCAAGACTTTTTTTCTCTGCTGGTAAAACCGTAGTTACTGATAGTGTTTTTTTTCGCCGAAGAGTTCGCGCAGGATCTATTATGCAGACCCGTCGTTCTGAAAAAAATATCATTGGATATATACGTAGTATCGAGGCAGTTGAAGTCATTTCAGCTACGAGCCATAATATGATAAGTCGTAAGAATTTAGAACAGAGGATTATTAATAATCTTATTAACATTATTCAGGTTGAAAAAGAACTTGGTGAAACACTGTGTGCAGAAACACGAAAAGAGTCTAGCAAAGTAAAAAATAAATATCATAACGTGTTGACTCGTATGGCGGAAATTAATTTCTTTTCTTATAGGGTTTTACGTTTTTTGTTGCGTAAAACTAGAGTGCTAACTATAAAATGA
- a CDS encoding acyltransferase family protein, producing the protein MISFKYVHYLRIHMIYSVQYLRGIAALMVVLHHIAIKGSQYDISALNYFHVGYFGVDLFFIISGYIMCHTTANKKITFSKFMGARISRIMPLYWVVTSLAFIIFIVKPDIVNSGGGTTSVWASYILAPTGDRFLVDNGWTLSYEFFFYFIFGCTLMLKTENRGFIIGCIIWMLVAVGLYIHPETSWGKFSTNVLLLEFLMGICAFNILRRNNINNTIAIILIITGLTILIAENSLGTITTPFHRAISGGVPMLMIFLGMVSFEKKLMKNKNIILNFTEKLGNSSYSLYLIHPFILSPAAIVSKKMGITDYPWIFTSILLLGAIIAGWICYLYIETPLTKIVKKHLERRISIKVG; encoded by the coding sequence ATGATATCATTTAAATATGTACATTACTTGAGAATACATATGATTTATTCAGTTCAGTACCTGAGAGGCATCGCGGCATTAATGGTCGTTCTGCATCACATAGCAATTAAAGGAAGTCAATATGATATAAGCGCGTTAAATTATTTTCATGTTGGTTACTTTGGCGTGGATCTTTTTTTTATTATTTCAGGGTATATCATGTGTCATACTACTGCAAATAAGAAAATAACATTCAGCAAGTTCATGGGCGCACGAATTAGCAGAATAATGCCTCTATATTGGGTAGTAACCTCTTTAGCCTTTATTATTTTTATCGTAAAGCCCGATATTGTGAATAGCGGCGGCGGAACAACAAGCGTATGGGCTTCTTATATTCTTGCTCCTACTGGAGATCGATTCCTCGTTGATAACGGATGGACGCTTAGTTATGAGTTCTTCTTTTATTTTATTTTTGGTTGTACATTAATGCTTAAAACAGAAAATCGCGGATTTATAATCGGATGCATTATCTGGATGTTAGTTGCTGTAGGGCTATACATACACCCAGAAACTTCTTGGGGAAAGTTCAGTACTAATGTATTACTGCTTGAATTTTTGATGGGGATATGTGCTTTTAATATTTTAAGAAGAAACAATATAAATAACACCATAGCAATAATACTTATTATTACAGGTCTAACTATACTCATTGCAGAAAACTCTTTAGGAACTATTACTACTCCTTTTCATAGAGCGATTTCAGGAGGAGTACCAATGCTAATGATATTTCTCGGCATGGTAAGTTTCGAAAAGAAATTGATGAAAAATAAAAATATTATTTTAAATTTCACTGAAAAGCTAGGCAACTCATCATATTCACTTTATCTTATACATCCATTTATTTTAAGTCCGGCCGCAATAGTTTCCAAAAAAATGGGAATAACAGACTATCCATGGATCTTTACGTCTATATTATTGCTTGGTGCAATTATAGCTGGATGGATCTGTTATTTATATATAGAGACACCATTAACGAAAATTGTCAAAAAACATCTAGAGCGTAGAATTAGTATAAAAGTGGGTTAA
- the galF gene encoding UTP--glucose-1-phosphate uridylyltransferase GalF, whose protein sequence is MTKLKAVIPVAGLGMHMLPATKAIPKEMLPIVDKPMIQYIIDECVAAGIKEIVLVTHASKNAVENHFDTTYELEALLEARVKRQLLSEVQSICPPGVTIMNVRQAQPLGLGHSVLCARPMIGDNPFVVVLPDVLLDDSTADHLRYNLAAMVARFEETGTSQVLARHMTDADLSEYSVIVTEKRLANPGDISTITEYIEKPEHPESLDSDVAAVGRYVLSSDIWHELENLEPGAWGRFQLTDAIANLSKKKPVDACLMTGRSFDCGRKLGYMQAFVSYGLRNNEQGREFRSRIQKLLGK, encoded by the coding sequence ATGACCAAGCTTAAAGCAGTTATCCCCGTTGCGGGCCTGGGCATGCATATGCTCCCTGCGACTAAAGCCATTCCTAAAGAGATGCTGCCCATCGTTGATAAGCCGATGATTCAATATATCATCGATGAATGTGTTGCAGCGGGCATAAAGGAAATTGTGCTGGTCACACACGCGTCGAAGAATGCAGTAGAAAACCACTTCGATACGACATATGAGCTTGAGGCGTTACTTGAGGCACGTGTTAAGCGTCAGTTGCTGAGTGAAGTTCAGTCAATCTGCCCGCCTGGTGTCACTATTATGAACGTAAGGCAGGCACAGCCTTTAGGGTTAGGACATTCCGTTCTTTGCGCGCGTCCTATGATTGGTGATAACCCTTTTGTCGTTGTCCTTCCTGATGTTTTACTGGATGACTCCACTGCCGATCATCTGCGCTATAATCTTGCCGCTATGGTGGCCCGCTTCGAAGAGACGGGGACTAGTCAGGTTTTAGCCCGGCATATGACTGACGCTGATCTCTCTGAATATTCCGTCATTGTGACCGAAAAACGTCTCGCTAACCCGGGTGATATCAGTACTATTACTGAATATATAGAAAAGCCAGAGCATCCTGAATCCCTTGATTCAGATGTGGCCGCCGTGGGCCGTTATGTACTTTCCAGCGATATCTGGCATGAGCTTGAAAACCTTGAGCCTGGCGCATGGGGGCGTTTCCAGCTCACCGACGCCATTGCAAACCTGAGTAAGAAAAAACCGGTGGATGCATGCTTAATGACAGGGCGTAGTTTCGACTGCGGACGTAAATTAGGCTATATGCAGGCGTTTGTTTCCTATGGCCTGCGTAATAATGAGCAGGGACGTGAATTCCGTTCACGGATCCAGAAACTGTTGGGAAAATAA
- the galE gene encoding UDP-glucose 4-epimerase GalE, which yields MAILVTGGAGYIGSHTVLALLERGDDVVVLDNLSNASRESLNRVEKLAGKKVTFCEGDILDRACLRDIFASNDISSVIHFAGLKAVGESTRKPLEYYENNVSGTVVLLEEMRTAGIFRFIFSSSATVYGANAPVPYVETTPIGGTTSPYGTSKLMVEQVMQDCAQADSRFKAIALRYFNPVGAHESGDIGEDPNGIPNNLLPYIAQVAIGRLEKLGIFGDDYDTEDGTGVRDYIHVVDLAEGHLKALDHLSLIDGYKAYNLGAGKGYSVLEMVRAFERASGKVIAYQISPRRQGDLAAFWADATLAKKELGWCVTRGIDEMMRDTWNWQSKNPNGYK from the coding sequence ATGGCTATTTTAGTAACGGGAGGGGCTGGCTACATCGGTTCCCATACGGTACTGGCTCTGTTAGAGCGCGGTGACGATGTCGTGGTGCTTGATAATCTGAGCAATGCCTCACGTGAGTCGCTAAACAGGGTTGAAAAACTCGCTGGAAAAAAAGTGACTTTCTGTGAGGGGGATATCCTCGACCGAGCCTGTTTGCGTGACATTTTTGCAAGCAACGATATCTCTTCGGTAATCCATTTTGCAGGACTTAAGGCCGTTGGTGAATCGACACGTAAGCCATTAGAATATTATGAGAATAATGTTTCCGGAACGGTCGTGTTGTTGGAAGAGATGAGAACGGCGGGCATCTTCCGGTTTATTTTCAGCTCTTCTGCAACAGTATACGGAGCGAATGCTCCAGTGCCCTATGTTGAGACAACGCCAATCGGTGGCACGACGAGTCCGTATGGCACATCCAAGCTGATGGTTGAACAAGTTATGCAAGATTGTGCTCAGGCTGACTCGCGTTTCAAAGCTATCGCATTGCGCTATTTCAATCCTGTTGGCGCGCATGAGTCAGGCGATATTGGTGAAGATCCAAATGGAATTCCAAATAATCTCTTGCCCTATATTGCACAAGTAGCAATTGGTCGACTGGAAAAATTGGGTATCTTCGGTGATGATTATGATACTGAGGATGGTACAGGTGTTCGCGATTATATCCACGTAGTCGACCTGGCTGAGGGGCATTTGAAAGCACTTGATCACCTGTCATTGATTGACGGCTATAAGGCTTATAATCTTGGTGCGGGAAAAGGTTATTCTGTCCTTGAAATGGTGAGAGCTTTCGAGAGAGCATCAGGTAAGGTCATTGCTTACCAAATCTCCCCCCGCCGACAGGGAGACTTGGCCGCATTTTGGGCGGATGCTACGCTGGCAAAGAAAGAGTTGGGCTGGTGTGTGACTCGGGGTATTGATGAGATGATGCGCGATACCTGGAACTGGCAGTCTAAAAACCCGAATGGTTATAAATAA
- a CDS encoding glycosyltransferase family 2 protein — translation MKITIVTATYNSERFIAKLYENLASQTYGNWEWIIVDDCSLDNSLGLLRELKRNDPRLTVLNNEKNMGAAVSRNRAIENASGDFIAFIDSDDLWESTKLDKQLKFMLSGNYEFSFTAYSVIKEDGVHAAVHVDLDNPKDSFTYEDMLCKKATLGCSTVMIKNHIISDMKMPLLRTGQDYAFWLKILRENKTAYLLKEPLTKYRIVTGSISRNKLKKAMRQWQIYRDVESIGFFKSCYCFMNYALRAILRG, via the coding sequence GTGAAAATAACAATAGTTACTGCTACATATAATTCTGAACGGTTTATCGCGAAACTGTATGAGAATCTAGCTAGTCAAACCTATGGGAACTGGGAGTGGATAATTGTAGATGATTGCTCTCTCGATAATAGCTTAGGTTTATTACGCGAGCTTAAAAGAAATGACCCAAGGTTGACTGTACTCAATAACGAAAAGAATATGGGCGCAGCAGTTAGCAGAAATAGAGCCATCGAGAATGCAAGTGGTGATTTTATTGCATTCATTGATAGCGATGATCTATGGGAGTCTACCAAACTTGATAAACAATTGAAGTTTATGCTTTCAGGTAACTATGAGTTTTCATTTACAGCCTATTCAGTCATAAAAGAAGATGGCGTACATGCTGCCGTACACGTTGATCTTGATAACCCGAAAGACTCCTTCACGTATGAGGATATGCTGTGTAAGAAGGCGACTTTGGGGTGTTCGACGGTAATGATAAAAAACCACATCATTTCAGATATGAAAATGCCCTTACTCAGAACAGGTCAAGACTATGCTTTTTGGCTGAAGATACTGCGGGAAAATAAGACAGCTTACTTGCTAAAAGAACCTTTGACTAAATATAGAATAGTCACTGGGTCAATATCAAGGAATAAGCTTAAAAAAGCGATGAGACAGTGGCAAATATATCGCGATGTCGAAAGTATCGGTTTTTTTAAAAGTTGCTATTGCTTCATGAATTATGCTCTAAGAGCTATTCTAAGGGGATGA
- a CDS encoding EpsG family protein: MENLNNRVLVSDDKNKFYNFSNLLYLTAGLVLIFLSPLFFLIFVGILSPVFDARFRYLFSIPVLIVAISFYASLQPFSDLAEYINVYHQVNNGLIDIFAYPRFGYGVEILILVIMKCVGYLSNGNDQALLVAIYGIIFSYIFLICRKINSRFGLMLFCTVFLSLGFMESLSYFLRQNLSVVLFLYGVFCVKNRKLRWVYFCLSFMSHISAIVNIGVYLFAKTYGKKIDNVQRIIKALVLFLLIAGMLVVFLYFSPVGKLLFDKTLNVISNSQYSLLPLPYVMVTTVNLFIILFFIRKIEQRNIVVYFLLIKEIFMFYFTLPFPAVPNRLGMILFSYPAVFLFVIYASEQSRKVLYCKNVVFLLVNLVPFLYAMSVIERKGNDYTFFNNKPITSNIYQIGDYFSHSLLDGIHYLNNGNNSSQ, from the coding sequence GTGGAAAACCTTAATAATAGAGTATTAGTATCTGATGACAAAAATAAATTCTATAATTTTTCAAATCTTCTTTACCTTACAGCTGGTTTAGTTTTAATTTTTTTGTCTCCGCTTTTTTTTCTTATTTTTGTTGGTATATTATCACCTGTTTTTGATGCCCGTTTTCGTTATTTATTTTCTATTCCCGTGCTAATTGTAGCTATTTCATTCTATGCCAGTTTACAGCCTTTTTCAGACCTTGCTGAGTATATTAACGTATATCATCAAGTTAATAATGGGTTAATTGATATATTCGCTTATCCACGGTTTGGCTATGGTGTTGAAATATTAATTTTAGTGATAATGAAATGCGTAGGGTATTTAAGTAATGGTAACGATCAAGCTTTACTCGTCGCAATTTATGGCATAATTTTCAGTTATATTTTTTTGATATGCAGGAAAATAAACTCCAGATTCGGTTTGATGCTATTCTGTACCGTTTTTCTGTCACTTGGATTCATGGAATCACTTTCATACTTCCTGAGACAAAATTTATCAGTTGTCTTATTTCTTTATGGTGTTTTTTGCGTAAAAAATAGAAAGTTAAGGTGGGTTTATTTTTGTCTTAGTTTTATGTCTCATATCTCTGCAATCGTTAATATAGGTGTTTATCTTTTTGCTAAGACATACGGAAAAAAAATTGACAATGTTCAGCGCATAATAAAGGCTTTAGTCCTTTTCTTGCTTATAGCTGGAATGTTGGTGGTGTTTTTATATTTTTCCCCTGTAGGGAAACTCCTTTTTGACAAGACATTAAATGTTATTAGTAATAGTCAGTATTCATTATTGCCATTACCCTATGTCATGGTAACTACAGTAAATCTTTTTATTATTTTGTTTTTTATCAGGAAAATTGAGCAGAGAAATATTGTTGTTTATTTTTTGCTGATAAAAGAAATATTCATGTTTTATTTTACACTACCTTTCCCTGCTGTACCCAACCGATTAGGTATGATTCTATTTTCATACCCTGCAGTGTTTCTGTTTGTTATCTATGCATCTGAACAATCCCGTAAAGTTTTATATTGTAAAAATGTTGTCTTCCTCCTTGTTAATTTAGTGCCTTTCTTGTACGCGATGAGTGTTATTGAAAGAAAAGGGAATGATTATACTTTTTTTAATAACAAACCAATAACTTCTAACATTTATCAGATAGGGGATTATTTTAGTCACTCTTTGTTAGATGGCATCCATTATCTAAATAACGGGAACAACTCGAGCCAGTAG
- a CDS encoding oligosaccharide flippase family protein, translating into MLVFQLYVFSSIKRLYDLNTLGSWSTINNLSQILMSVFMLGIDIVVIKRIVENNDGAGKEIGSAFFIQIIGMAVYSLIFFFIVITFYNNIERGVLFYLVFVLSNFFSIFAKTIFWHYSALVESKYRAVTIISSILISFSITYTLVQFKTESIFYALAIYYFIQCIIAIAIYFIFFKKKVAWAFERSTSLMYFKIGSKLIISTLSVAIFVQADTLLLEKLVGVDEVGIFNAALRISTIWFFVAGIIANAFFPKIVGIKNDPASSMLMLRWMTGVVLFLTVFASIVVMIFGQYMITFLYGSDMRAAYHVLSIHIWSSVFVFMGAFSSKWLYANNEINLDIAKTFIAALFNVIVNWFVIPKYGATGASYVSLLSYFIANLLFFVFVTRTHKILISQLYSFKYFIFPSLFIKDFKRVKCLFQS; encoded by the coding sequence ATGTTGGTATTTCAGCTTTATGTCTTCTCTTCGATAAAACGTCTTTATGATCTGAACACTCTTGGGTCATGGTCAACGATAAATAATCTTTCGCAAATTCTAATGTCTGTTTTTATGTTAGGTATCGATATTGTTGTAATCAAACGTATTGTTGAAAACAATGATGGTGCTGGCAAAGAGATTGGTTCAGCGTTTTTTATTCAAATTATAGGTATGGCTGTTTATTCACTCATTTTCTTTTTTATAGTTATAACGTTTTATAACAATATCGAGAGAGGAGTGCTTTTTTATTTGGTTTTTGTTTTATCTAATTTTTTTAGTATTTTTGCTAAGACGATATTTTGGCATTACTCAGCACTTGTAGAGTCAAAATATCGCGCTGTGACCATTATATCGTCGATACTTATATCTTTCAGTATAACTTATACCCTGGTTCAGTTTAAAACCGAAAGTATTTTTTATGCGCTCGCAATTTACTATTTTATTCAATGTATTATTGCTATTGCCATCTATTTTATTTTCTTTAAGAAAAAGGTAGCATGGGCCTTTGAGCGTTCAACTTCTCTGATGTATTTCAAGATTGGTAGTAAACTTATAATTTCGACTCTCAGTGTCGCTATTTTCGTTCAGGCAGATACTCTCTTACTGGAAAAACTTGTCGGTGTAGATGAGGTTGGGATTTTCAATGCAGCGTTGAGGATTTCAACCATCTGGTTTTTTGTTGCTGGCATTATTGCAAATGCTTTTTTCCCGAAAATTGTTGGTATCAAAAATGATCCGGCATCCAGTATGCTAATGTTGAGATGGATGACTGGTGTTGTACTATTTTTAACGGTATTTGCTTCTATTGTTGTCATGATATTCGGCCAGTACATGATCACATTTCTCTACGGTTCTGATATGCGCGCTGCTTACCATGTTCTCTCCATCCATATTTGGTCAAGTGTATTCGTATTTATGGGGGCTTTCTCTTCAAAATGGCTTTATGCAAATAATGAAATTAATCTGGATATAGCAAAAACATTTATAGCCGCATTATTTAATGTCATCGTTAACTGGTTTGTGATACCCAAGTATGGAGCAACAGGCGCTTCTTATGTTTCACTTTTATCATATTTTATAGCCAACTTGCTTTTTTTTGTATTTGTTACCCGAACGCATAAAATTCTAATCAGCCAGCTTTATTCATTTAAATACTTTATTTTCCCATCTTTGTTCATAAAAGACTTTAAAAGGGTAAAATGCTTATTTCAATCATGA
- a CDS encoding glycosyltransferase family 2 protein: MLISIMTPVYNRADLLKNVFASLQNQTLFNFEWIIINDGSTDHFLDIKSQFHSDKFPVKVLTKKNGGKHTAINLGVAESAGEWVFILDSDDWLVPEACELIQDAIFSSESDIDGYIFLKANQELKLIGQQVKTKNKNLHTEDLVSMKGDKAYIVRTSVMKNYPFPEYPDEKFVTESFIWNQIFDEGKSQAVVINKVIYAGEYLPGGLTAGYFPLLKKNVSGTFCFVMSNLTLKKVTLDVYKQAAYHFIPVSNLKNIIRVGSGIRKMRFVFFLAILFLMFLKLKLVKK, encoded by the coding sequence ATGCTTATTTCAATCATGACGCCTGTTTATAATAGAGCAGACTTACTTAAAAATGTTTTCGCTTCATTACAGAACCAAACCCTTTTTAATTTTGAGTGGATCATTATTAATGATGGCTCAACTGATCACTTTTTAGATATTAAATCTCAGTTTCATAGTGATAAATTTCCAGTAAAAGTGTTGACTAAAAAAAATGGTGGTAAGCATACTGCTATCAATCTAGGTGTTGCAGAATCTGCTGGGGAGTGGGTTTTTATTCTCGACAGTGATGACTGGCTAGTGCCTGAAGCGTGTGAACTGATTCAGGATGCAATCTTTTCTTCTGAATCTGATATTGATGGGTATATTTTTCTAAAAGCTAATCAAGAGCTGAAATTAATAGGGCAGCAAGTTAAAACAAAAAATAAGAATTTGCACACCGAAGATCTGGTATCAATGAAAGGGGATAAAGCCTATATCGTAAGAACCTCAGTTATGAAAAATTACCCTTTCCCTGAATATCCTGATGAAAAATTTGTCACTGAGTCCTTTATCTGGAATCAGATTTTCGATGAAGGAAAAAGCCAGGCCGTTGTAATAAATAAGGTAATTTATGCAGGTGAGTATTTGCCTGGCGGTTTAACTGCTGGTTATTTCCCATTGCTGAAGAAAAATGTTTCTGGGACTTTCTGTTTTGTTATGTCTAATTTAACTTTGAAAAAAGTGACGTTAGATGTTTATAAACAAGCTGCCTATCACTTCATTCCTGTCAGTAATTTGAAAAACATAATTAGAGTCGGTTCTGGAATTAGAAAGATGCGCTTTGTCTTCTTTCTTGCTATCTTGTTTTTGATGTTTTTAAAACTGAAGTTGGTGAAAAAATGA
- a CDS encoding glycosyltransferase family 32 protein, whose amino-acid sequence MIPKTIHCIWFGGNEFPALEKKCIESWKKNLPEYEIIYWNESNYNNTDPSYIKALKNKKWAYCSDVARLDLLYKYGGIYLDTDMEVTKSLSRFLDNECFLGKESERYINAAIIGAEKNNDFIAACLDAVLESMRSDFIPIPKIMNEVYKKNSFKINVYERDFFYPYNPFAYPVKNLMFSDITPNTHAIHHWNYSWKPSIPERIFNKVKRTLFKKTSKA is encoded by the coding sequence ATGATCCCCAAAACTATACATTGCATCTGGTTTGGTGGTAATGAGTTTCCTGCTCTTGAAAAAAAATGCATAGAGTCGTGGAAAAAAAACTTACCAGAATATGAAATAATCTACTGGAACGAAAGCAACTATAATAATACTGATCCTTCATATATAAAAGCGTTGAAAAATAAAAAATGGGCTTATTGCTCTGATGTTGCAAGACTTGATCTTCTATATAAATATGGTGGGATTTATCTTGACACGGATATGGAAGTGACCAAGTCATTATCACGTTTTCTTGATAATGAGTGTTTTTTAGGTAAAGAATCTGAGCGTTATATTAATGCTGCCATTATTGGCGCTGAAAAAAACAATGATTTCATCGCGGCTTGTTTGGATGCTGTATTGGAGTCTATGCGTTCTGATTTTATTCCTATTCCTAAAATAATGAATGAAGTTTATAAAAAAAATAGCTTTAAAATTAATGTTTATGAAAGAGATTTCTTTTATCCATATAATCCCTTTGCGTATCCTGTTAAAAATTTGATGTTTAGTGATATTACTCCGAATACCCATGCGATTCATCACTGGAATTATTCCTGGAAACCATCTATCCCTGAGCGAATTTTTAATAAAGTGAAACGTACTTTATTTAAAAAAACAAGCAAAGCATAA